From Streptomyces griseorubiginosus, one genomic window encodes:
- a CDS encoding ABC transporter ATP-binding protein, with translation MYQLTGVTKRYTRGKETVEALRGVDLTIEDGDQLVIQGPTGGGKSTLLQMIGGLDRPTEGSVELDGVDLARIGEAKLTRLRAEKIGIIFQSFNLIPTLTAQENVETALVPLGVKPGERRERAAEALRSVGLGERLTHAPSELSGGQQQRVAIARALVKRPKVLLADEPTGNLDESMRDEIMGLLEGLWHEYGLTFVLVTHDSSIARRAPRLATIRAGRITLTEQQQSFVQ, from the coding sequence ATGTACCAACTCACCGGCGTCACCAAGCGCTACACGCGCGGCAAGGAGACCGTCGAGGCCCTGCGCGGTGTCGACCTCACCATCGAGGACGGCGACCAACTCGTCATCCAGGGACCGACCGGCGGCGGCAAGTCCACGCTGCTCCAGATGATCGGCGGGCTCGACCGGCCGACCGAGGGCAGCGTCGAACTGGACGGCGTCGACCTCGCGCGCATCGGCGAGGCGAAACTGACGCGGCTGCGGGCCGAGAAGATCGGCATCATCTTCCAGTCGTTCAACCTGATTCCCACCCTGACGGCACAGGAGAACGTCGAGACCGCGCTGGTCCCACTGGGGGTCAAGCCCGGGGAACGGCGGGAGCGTGCCGCCGAGGCGCTCCGCTCGGTGGGGCTGGGTGAGCGGCTCACCCACGCGCCCTCCGAACTGTCCGGCGGTCAGCAGCAGCGGGTCGCGATCGCGCGGGCGCTGGTGAAGAGGCCGAAGGTGTTGCTGGCCGACGAGCCGACCGGGAACCTCGACGAGTCGATGCGGGACGAGATCATGGGGCTGCTCGAAGGGCTGTGGCACGAGTACGGGTTGACGTTCGTCCTCGTCACGCATGACTCGTCGATCGCCCGGCGGGCTCCCCGGCTGGCGACGATCAGGGCGGGGCGGATCACGTTGACCGAGCAGCAACAGTCCTTCGTGCAGTAG
- a CDS encoding MazG-like family protein: protein MNEPGTMPSDLWTSVDALWAWLEADRPVSGREGLLLRMLKLSEEVGEVAEAVIGATGQNPRKGVTHTWEDVEAELCDVVITALVALRTLTPDTRETFMAHLARVTERSLGPR, encoded by the coding sequence ATGAACGAGCCCGGCACCATGCCCTCCGACCTCTGGACCTCCGTCGACGCCCTGTGGGCCTGGCTGGAGGCGGATCGGCCGGTGAGTGGCCGGGAGGGGCTGCTGCTGCGGATGCTGAAGCTCTCCGAGGAGGTCGGGGAGGTCGCCGAGGCCGTCATCGGGGCGACCGGTCAGAACCCCCGCAAGGGCGTCACCCACACCTGGGAGGACGTCGAGGCGGAGCTGTGCGATGTGGTGATCACCGCGCTGGTCGCCCTGCGCACCCTCACCCCGGACACCCGCGAGACGTTCATGGCCCACCTGGCCCGGGTCACGGAACGCTCACTGGGTCCTCGCTAG
- a CDS encoding aldo/keto reductase has translation METNRTLGRGGIEVSALGFGCWAIGGEWQNTEGQPLGWGRVDDDESVRAVRRALDLGITFFDTADTYGAGHSERVLGRALGNRRDDVVLATKWGNVFDEETRTLTGSDDTPAYARRALTASLARLGTDHVDLYQLHLSDLDPARAAELRDACEEFVAEGLIRSYAWSTDDPARAAVFAEGEHCAAVQHALNVLQDAPDMLSLCAESGLASINRSPLAMGLLAGKRQGPQDAGDIRSRPPAWLQGFGDGTSADPEWLSRIDALKEILTSEGRTLAQGALAWIWARSPRTVPIPGFRSVSQAEQNAGAIEKGPLTAGQLTEIDRVLGR, from the coding sequence ATGGAGACCAACAGGACGCTCGGTCGCGGTGGGATCGAAGTGAGCGCGCTCGGCTTCGGGTGCTGGGCCATCGGCGGCGAGTGGCAGAACACCGAAGGACAGCCCCTCGGCTGGGGCAGGGTGGACGACGACGAGTCCGTACGGGCCGTCCGGCGCGCCCTCGACCTCGGCATCACCTTCTTCGACACTGCGGACACCTACGGTGCCGGGCACAGCGAGCGCGTCCTCGGCCGTGCCCTCGGCAACCGCCGGGACGACGTCGTCCTCGCCACCAAGTGGGGCAACGTCTTCGACGAGGAGACCCGCACGCTCACCGGCTCCGACGACACCCCGGCCTACGCCCGCCGCGCCCTCACCGCGTCCCTCGCCCGCCTCGGCACCGACCACGTCGACCTCTACCAGCTCCACCTGTCCGACCTCGACCCGGCGCGCGCGGCCGAACTCCGGGACGCCTGCGAGGAGTTCGTCGCCGAGGGCCTCATCCGCTCCTACGCCTGGAGCACCGACGACCCGGCCCGCGCCGCCGTCTTCGCCGAGGGGGAGCACTGCGCGGCCGTACAGCACGCGCTGAACGTGCTGCAGGACGCCCCCGACATGCTGTCCCTGTGCGCCGAGTCGGGACTCGCCAGCATCAACCGCAGTCCGCTGGCGATGGGGTTGCTCGCCGGGAAGCGCCAAGGCCCGCAGGACGCCGGTGACATCCGCAGCAGGCCCCCGGCCTGGCTCCAGGGCTTCGGCGACGGCACGTCGGCCGACCCGGAGTGGCTCAGCAGGATCGACGCGCTGAAGGAGATCCTCACGAGCGAGGGCCGTACGCTCGCCCAGGGCGCCCTGGCCTGGATCTGGGCCCGCAGCCCCCGGACGGTCCCGATCCCGGGCTTCCGCTCGGTGTCCCAGGCGGAGCAGAACGCGGGAGCGATCGAGAAGGGGCCGCTCACCGCCGGCCAGTTGACCGAGATCGACCGCGTTCTCGGACGGTGA
- a CDS encoding nuclear transport factor 2 family protein produces the protein MTIQTAKLSDPAVRAFVSAVNAHDREAFLALLAPGATMADDGSDRDLDDWIDREIFSSHGHMDVDNESRGGRDLIARYSNDTWGEMRTKWHFEIGDDGRISRFETGQA, from the coding sequence ATGACGATTCAGACAGCCAAGCTCAGCGACCCGGCCGTCCGTGCCTTCGTCTCCGCCGTCAACGCCCATGACCGCGAGGCCTTCCTGGCGCTCCTCGCACCCGGCGCGACCATGGCGGACGACGGCAGCGACCGCGACCTCGACGACTGGATCGACCGGGAGATCTTCTCCTCCCACGGCCACATGGACGTCGACAACGAGTCCCGGGGCGGCCGCGACCTCATCGCCCGCTACAGCAACGACACCTGGGGCGAGATGCGCACCAAATGGCACTTCGAGATCGGCGACGACGGCCGCATCTCGCGTTTCGAGACCGGCCAGGCATAA
- a CDS encoding DoxX family protein — protein sequence MTAYDRRDLGLLLLRLGTGGVLAAHGAQKLLGWFGGGGIEGTGQFMESVGYAPGRASARAAGLAEAGGGTLLALGLATPAAGAAAAGAMAGASAVHAPNGFFNAGGGYEYAATLGLTAAGLAVTGPGRLSLDHALGHTVNRGWMVPVALAVTGLTTAAVVGMRGRRLREKEGQSDDAQEALFEE from the coding sequence GTGACCGCTTACGACCGACGTGATCTGGGCCTGCTGCTGCTCCGGTTGGGGACCGGGGGTGTGCTGGCCGCCCATGGCGCGCAGAAACTGCTCGGCTGGTTCGGCGGGGGCGGGATCGAGGGGACCGGCCAGTTCATGGAGTCGGTCGGGTACGCGCCGGGCCGGGCGAGCGCCAGGGCGGCGGGACTGGCCGAGGCGGGCGGTGGCACCCTGCTCGCGCTCGGCCTCGCGACCCCGGCGGCGGGTGCGGCGGCGGCCGGTGCGATGGCCGGCGCGTCCGCGGTGCACGCGCCCAACGGCTTCTTCAACGCGGGCGGTGGCTACGAGTACGCGGCCACGCTGGGCCTGACGGCGGCGGGCCTCGCCGTGACGGGCCCCGGCCGTCTCTCCCTCGACCACGCGCTCGGACACACCGTCAACCGCGGCTGGATGGTCCCGGTGGCGCTCGCGGTGACCGGACTGACCACGGCGGCGGTCGTCGGGATGCGGGGGCGGCGGCTGCGGGAGAAGGAGGGGCAGTCGGACGACGCGCAGGAGGCGTTGTTCGAGGAGTAG
- a CDS encoding ABC transporter permease: MSAQSTLAPNEVAPQPRSAASTLLRRLAASPEAGVIIACVVVFVAIAANAETYTAVGNLQVMGRDLSQVGILAIGESLVILTGGIDLSVGALAGLAGILAGWMNVNEGLPAPLAILFTLVITAAVGLWHGVMVTRLNVPPFVITLVTYTVAQGTALAITSGSPINNLDPLFSNLSQYYLGEVPVPALFFVGAAAVAWFVLERTYVGRQIYAVGGNKEAARLAGIPTARRITSTYVASSALAGLVGILVIGRMNVADPSVGAGWELTAIAAAVVGGMSLSGGEGRIAGIAAGAILLEFITNGLLALKVSPYDQQVVQGAVLGVAILLDRARARYFGRSRS; encoded by the coding sequence ATGAGCGCGCAGAGCACGCTCGCCCCGAACGAGGTCGCGCCGCAGCCTCGTTCGGCCGCGTCGACCCTCCTCCGCAGACTCGCCGCCTCCCCGGAGGCCGGCGTGATCATCGCCTGCGTGGTGGTGTTCGTGGCGATCGCCGCCAACGCGGAGACGTACACGGCGGTGGGCAACCTCCAGGTGATGGGCCGCGACCTCTCCCAGGTCGGCATCCTCGCGATCGGCGAGTCACTGGTCATCCTCACCGGGGGCATCGACCTGTCGGTCGGCGCCCTCGCCGGCCTGGCCGGCATCCTGGCCGGCTGGATGAACGTCAACGAGGGCCTGCCCGCCCCCCTCGCCATCCTGTTCACGCTGGTGATCACCGCCGCCGTCGGCCTGTGGCACGGCGTCATGGTCACCCGCCTGAACGTGCCGCCCTTCGTGATCACCCTGGTCACCTACACGGTCGCCCAGGGCACCGCCCTCGCCATCACCAGCGGCTCGCCCATCAACAACCTCGACCCGCTGTTCAGCAACCTCAGCCAGTACTACCTCGGCGAAGTGCCGGTCCCCGCACTGTTCTTCGTCGGTGCGGCCGCCGTCGCCTGGTTCGTCCTGGAGCGCACCTACGTGGGCCGCCAGATCTACGCGGTCGGCGGCAACAAGGAGGCCGCCCGGCTCGCCGGCATCCCGACCGCCCGCCGGATCACCTCCACCTACGTCGCCAGCTCCGCGCTCGCCGGTCTGGTCGGCATCCTGGTGATCGGCCGGATGAACGTGGCCGACCCCTCCGTCGGCGCGGGCTGGGAACTCACCGCGATCGCCGCCGCGGTGGTCGGCGGCATGTCGCTCTCGGGCGGCGAGGGCCGTATCGCGGGCATCGCGGCGGGCGCGATCCTGCTGGAGTTCATCACCAACGGCCTGCTCGCCCTCAAGGTCAGCCCCTACGACCAGCAGGTCGTCCAGGGAGCGGTCCTCGGCGTCGCGATCCTGCTCGACCGGGCCCGGGCCCGGTACTTCGGCAGAAGCCGGAGCTAG
- a CDS encoding aminopeptidase P family protein, translated as MTDFPAPFTEQDYAARMTRAARDAAQTGLAGLLVTPGPDLVWLCGYRPTAVTERLTLLVVTPGSEPRLLVPALERPDAEAAPGAGAVRISDWRDGQDPYAAATGLLLPNGRYGVSDVTWALHLLGLQEALPLTTYRPLSVVLPMLRAVKDEHEVARLAAAGAAADAAYEEILSVRFSGRRERDVAADLADLLRRHGHSQVDFTVVGSGPNGANPHHEAGDRVIEHGDTVVLDFGGLRDGYGSDTTRTVHVGDPTEEERRVHDLVRTAQQAAFEAVAPGVACQEIDRRARRVIEDAGYGEYFVHRTGHGIGVTTHEPPYMIEGEETPLVPGMCFSIEPGVYLPNRFGVRIEDIVTCTADGGRRLNGTDHAMAIVD; from the coding sequence ATGACCGACTTCCCCGCCCCCTTCACGGAACAGGACTACGCGGCCCGTATGACCCGGGCGGCCAGGGACGCGGCGCAGACCGGTCTGGCCGGGCTGCTCGTGACGCCGGGCCCCGATCTGGTGTGGCTGTGCGGCTACCGGCCCACCGCGGTCACCGAGCGGCTCACGCTCCTCGTCGTCACCCCCGGCTCCGAGCCCCGTCTGCTGGTCCCGGCGCTGGAACGCCCCGACGCGGAGGCCGCCCCGGGCGCGGGCGCCGTGCGGATCTCGGACTGGCGCGACGGCCAGGACCCGTACGCCGCCGCCACCGGGCTCCTGCTGCCCAACGGCCGCTACGGCGTCTCCGACGTGACCTGGGCCCTGCACCTGCTGGGCCTCCAGGAGGCGCTCCCCCTGACCACCTACCGTCCGCTGTCCGTCGTCCTGCCGATGCTGCGCGCGGTGAAGGACGAGCACGAGGTGGCCCGGCTCGCGGCGGCGGGAGCGGCGGCGGACGCGGCCTACGAGGAGATCCTCTCGGTCCGCTTCAGCGGCCGCCGCGAGAGGGACGTGGCCGCCGACCTGGCCGACCTGCTGCGCCGGCACGGGCACAGCCAGGTCGACTTCACGGTGGTGGGTTCCGGCCCGAACGGCGCGAACCCGCACCACGAGGCGGGCGACCGCGTGATCGAGCACGGCGACACGGTCGTCCTCGACTTCGGCGGCCTCAGGGACGGCTACGGCTCCGACACCACACGCACGGTCCACGTCGGCGACCCGACGGAGGAGGAGCGCAGGGTGCACGACCTCGTCCGGACGGCCCAACAGGCGGCCTTCGAGGCGGTCGCCCCCGGGGTCGCCTGCCAGGAGATCGACCGCCGGGCCCGCCGGGTGATCGAGGACGCCGGGTACGGCGAGTACTTCGTGCACCGCACCGGCCACGGCATCGGCGTCACCACGCACGAGCCGCCGTACATGATCGAGGGCGAGGAGACCCCGCTGGTGCCCGGCATGTGCTTCTCGATCGAACCGGGCGTCTACCTGCCGAACCGCTTCGGCGTACGGATCGAGGACATCGTGACGTGCACGGCGGACGGGGGCAGGCGGCTCAACGGGACGGATCACGCGATGGCGATCGTGGACTGA